Proteins encoded within one genomic window of Aerococcus viridans:
- a CDS encoding energy-coupling factor transporter transmembrane component T family protein, whose product MKDKLIIGRYIPGNSLMHKLDPRVKLVGLIVMMLLVFAATNLTTNLIMIAVVTSLVFLTGISLGIFLRGLKPMIAIIIFTVALQILFTHTGDVLWSFGPLALTTGGLSNAAYIFVRFLLIIFLSTILTLTTQPLAITDAMESLLKPVRNILPVHEIALMLSIALRFVPTLLEEADKIMNAQRARGVDFSEGNILERVKAFIPVLIPLFISAFNRAYDLATAMEARGYKGGEGRTKYRQLHWGRIDTLASIGLAVLTLVMIIL is encoded by the coding sequence ATGAAAGATAAATTGATTATTGGCCGGTATATTCCCGGTAATTCCTTAATGCACAAGTTAGATCCTCGTGTAAAACTAGTTGGTTTAATTGTCATGATGTTATTAGTCTTTGCAGCAACCAATTTAACAACGAACTTAATCATGATTGCAGTGGTTACGAGTTTGGTCTTTTTAACTGGGATTTCTTTAGGGATATTTTTACGTGGTTTAAAACCCATGATTGCTATTATCATTTTTACGGTAGCCCTACAAATCCTCTTTACGCATACTGGGGACGTCCTGTGGTCATTTGGGCCACTAGCCCTAACAACTGGTGGTTTATCCAATGCGGCCTATATTTTTGTCCGCTTCCTATTGATTATTTTCCTATCGACGATTTTGACTTTGACTACTCAACCCCTGGCTATTACCGATGCCATGGAATCCTTGTTGAAGCCTGTTCGTAACATTTTGCCAGTCCATGAGATTGCCTTGATGTTGTCGATTGCCTTGCGATTTGTTCCAACCCTACTTGAAGAAGCGGATAAGATCATGAACGCACAGCGGGCACGTGGTGTGGACTTTTCAGAAGGCAACATCCTTGAGCGGGTGAAAGCCTTTATTCCAGTCCTCATTCCCTTATTCATTTCGGCCTTTAACCGGGCTTATGACCTAGCCACTGCCATGGAAGCGCGTGGTTACAAGGGCGGTGAAGGGCGGACCAAGTACCGTCAATTGCATTGGGGCAGAATAGATACCCTTGCCAGTATCGGTCTTGCTGTTTTGACCCTCGTCATGATTATCTTATAG
- a CDS encoding fructose bisphosphate aldolase, whose product MNQAQLERMSNAPGFIAALDQSGGSTPKALLAYGVAEDTYSNEDEMFAKVHEMRTRIMTSPAFTSDKILAAILFENTMDRQVDGKYSAEYLADKGIVPFLKIDKGLAEEANGVQLMKDMPDLDDLLARANDRGIFGTKERSNILAFNPVGIKEVVDQQFEVAKQVIDAGLVPIIEPEVNIKAEDKAAIEELLAEEIRLHLDQLGENDLVMLKLTIPTVPDTYRELASHPNVVRVVALSGGYTREEANELLAENHDMIASFSRALASDLRASQADDEFNDLLASAIDTIYEASVNKR is encoded by the coding sequence ATCAATCAAGCACAATTAGAACGCATGTCAAATGCCCCTGGATTTATCGCTGCCCTAGACCAATCAGGTGGTTCAACACCAAAAGCCCTCTTAGCCTATGGTGTAGCCGAAGATACCTACAGCAATGAAGACGAAATGTTCGCGAAAGTCCATGAAATGCGGACGCGAATTATGACCAGTCCAGCTTTTACTAGCGACAAAATTCTAGCCGCTATCCTATTTGAAAATACCATGGACCGCCAAGTAGACGGTAAATACAGCGCAGAATACTTAGCTGACAAAGGGATCGTCCCCTTCCTTAAAATCGATAAAGGACTTGCTGAAGAAGCTAATGGCGTACAATTAATGAAAGATATGCCAGACCTTGACGACCTATTAGCACGTGCAAATGATCGCGGTATTTTCGGTACTAAGGAACGGTCTAATATTCTCGCATTTAACCCTGTCGGCATCAAAGAAGTTGTCGACCAACAGTTTGAAGTCGCTAAACAAGTTATTGATGCAGGTTTAGTACCGATTATTGAACCTGAAGTGAATATCAAGGCTGAAGACAAAGCAGCCATCGAAGAATTATTAGCTGAAGAAATCCGATTACATTTAGATCAATTAGGGGAAAATGACTTAGTCATGTTGAAGCTGACAATCCCTACAGTACCAGATACTTACCGTGAACTAGCCAGCCACCCTAACGTTGTTCGTGTAGTGGCTTTATCAGGTGGTTACACTCGTGAAGAAGCCAATGAACTATTGGCGGAAAACCATGACATGATCGCGTCATTCTCACGTGCCCTCGCATCCGATTTACGAGCAAGCCAAGCAGATGACGAATTCAATGACTTACTAGCCAGTGCTATTGATACCATTTACGAAGCATCCGTTAACAAGAGATAA
- a CDS encoding acyltransferase family protein: MKKNYFTQFDTIRFLAMLGIILYHYLTHRVSGGFLGVDIFLVLSGYLVTSQMESKYQAGIDEGSYFKKTWGRMRKVWWPMVIITMVGLTYLLLFRQQLLVNIGINLSTSLLFVNNWHQILSGSSYFANMLHPSLTTHYWYIAVYMQFMVIWPLFFKVSRRFTKTKWQSGLVMLAAALLSGILMAIIFTPGEDPSRVYYGTDTRFFSIALGGAAAQLLDMDQLATWLKDRIGRFHHFIVDVVLLGLLAILTYGMLHMLDAATFTYYGGMFGFNLLAAVMIALLTYKGSWVGFLLKFKPLRWLGQRTFHMYLWYYPINVLFHMVPTSQNWFTNSIWPQVILIIILSCLSYALLEEKRWPVPIFNEVRNNQPVRLFTKVRNLFKEPAPWLTRILFLVFTFIFLGGASAVAISKPADNVTVEEQQAAEQAKKIEELNKQRAEQEKQADASLSTYKKNLSEASLGFYQGIPDEQARFAYQLSVTFIGDSLMVGESEGLYTLYPNAIVDAAVGRQLYTLIGYPASLDAQGMLKDVVLVDLGANGGFTSAQLSDFLDEIGRDKTIFLVNTHVDRPWADDVNKTLAEAASDDNDTIHLLDWHEYYSNHEEASTWLSQDGVHFNPEGGQVWLQFVTNGMYQVLKK, from the coding sequence ATGAAAAAAAACTACTTTACACAGTTTGATACAATTCGATTCTTAGCAATGCTAGGTATTATTTTATACCACTATCTAACCCACCGTGTTTCAGGTGGTTTCTTAGGGGTGGACATCTTTTTGGTCCTTTCAGGTTACCTAGTGACGAGTCAGATGGAAAGTAAATACCAAGCGGGCATTGATGAAGGATCCTATTTTAAGAAAACGTGGGGGCGTATGCGCAAGGTATGGTGGCCCATGGTCATTATTACCATGGTTGGCCTTACCTATCTACTCTTATTTAGACAGCAACTCCTAGTAAATATTGGGATTAACCTATCCACCTCCCTATTATTCGTGAATAACTGGCATCAGATTCTATCTGGGTCGTCCTATTTTGCCAATATGTTACACCCATCCTTGACCACTCATTATTGGTATATAGCTGTTTACATGCAGTTTATGGTCATTTGGCCACTATTCTTCAAGGTTAGTCGACGCTTCACCAAGACCAAATGGCAATCCGGTTTGGTCATGCTCGCTGCCGCGCTTTTGTCAGGAATTTTGATGGCGATAATCTTCACACCTGGTGAAGACCCATCAAGAGTTTACTACGGTACGGATACTAGATTCTTCTCTATCGCTCTTGGTGGGGCTGCTGCCCAATTGTTGGATATGGACCAGCTGGCTACTTGGTTGAAGGATCGTATTGGTCGCTTTCACCACTTTATTGTTGATGTGGTGTTGTTGGGCTTATTGGCTATACTCACTTACGGGATGCTCCACATGCTTGATGCAGCGACATTCACCTATTATGGCGGAATGTTTGGCTTTAATTTATTAGCTGCTGTAATGATTGCCTTGTTGACTTATAAAGGCTCTTGGGTTGGTTTTCTATTGAAATTTAAACCCTTGCGGTGGTTAGGCCAACGTACATTCCATATGTATTTATGGTATTATCCAATCAATGTGCTGTTTCATATGGTACCAACCAGTCAGAATTGGTTTACCAACAGTATTTGGCCTCAAGTCATTTTAATCATCATCCTGTCTTGTTTATCTTATGCCTTGCTAGAGGAAAAAAGATGGCCGGTGCCAATTTTTAATGAAGTCCGAAATAATCAACCCGTCCGTCTATTTACCAAGGTACGTAACTTGTTTAAAGAGCCGGCACCCTGGTTGACCCGCATTTTATTCTTAGTGTTTACCTTCATATTCCTTGGTGGTGCAAGTGCTGTTGCAATTTCTAAACCAGCAGATAATGTGACTGTAGAAGAACAGCAAGCAGCTGAGCAGGCAAAGAAGATTGAAGAACTGAATAAACAAAGGGCTGAGCAAGAAAAACAAGCTGACGCTAGTCTTTCAACTTATAAAAAGAACTTAAGTGAGGCATCATTAGGATTTTACCAAGGTATTCCTGATGAGCAAGCTCGCTTTGCGTATCAGCTATCTGTGACTTTCATTGGTGATTCCTTAATGGTGGGCGAATCAGAAGGTTTGTATACTTTGTATCCTAATGCAATTGTGGACGCTGCGGTTGGCCGCCAGTTATATACCTTAATTGGCTATCCAGCTAGCTTGGACGCGCAGGGTATGCTAAAAGATGTCGTTTTGGTTGACCTAGGAGCCAACGGTGGCTTTACGTCAGCTCAATTGTCTGACTTCTTAGATGAGATTGGACGGGACAAGACGATTTTTCTAGTGAATACGCATGTTGACCGCCCTTGGGCAGATGATGTCAATAAGACGTTAGCTGAAGCGGCCAGTGACGATAATGATACCATCCACTTATTGGACTGGCATGAATACTATAGTAACCACGAGGAAGCATCCACTTGGTTGAGCCAAGACGGGGTACACTTTAATCCTGAGGGTGGGCAAGTGTGGTTACAATTTGTGACAAATGGCATGTATCAAGTCTTGAAAAAATAA
- the fabV gene encoding enoyl-ACP reductase FabV, with translation MTLEFKAKMRGNVLVGVNPMGLKQEVNNQIQYVKDQGTFEGPKKVLVLGGSSSYGLASRINLAFGAGADTISVSHGGGPRSEKNLGKPGWYNNIFFRQAAEAEGLIAKNIMADAFSNEAKDQVIDFIKNEFGGKVDFVVYSLASGRRTDPNTGETYNSVIKSIGQEVVGPNVNLQKETFFEQVLEPATEAEIEDTVKVMGGEDWRMWMNALQEADVLAEGVETVVYSYLGAELNESYYNKGTLGRAKADCDKAAALINEDLKDINGKATVVVATAVTTKASSVIPFFPVYCLGLFKVMEARGQHETPIMHIDRIFRDMLFGDQAEFDEEGRLRPDSWELDPEVQAEAKVLIEQINQDNFNTDFTAWDTFMKEFLNLNGFEVDGYEEKPVTYEALVNLKP, from the coding sequence ATGACTTTAGAATTTAAGGCAAAAATGCGTGGAAATGTCCTTGTTGGTGTGAATCCGATGGGGTTGAAGCAAGAAGTAAACAATCAAATTCAATATGTTAAAGACCAAGGGACCTTTGAAGGACCGAAGAAAGTTTTGGTATTAGGAGGCTCATCTTCTTATGGATTGGCTAGTCGGATTAACCTAGCCTTTGGTGCGGGGGCAGATACGATTTCAGTTTCCCACGGTGGGGGACCACGATCTGAGAAAAACCTTGGTAAGCCAGGTTGGTATAACAATATCTTTTTTCGGCAAGCAGCGGAAGCTGAAGGGTTAATCGCCAAAAATATCATGGCAGATGCCTTCTCTAACGAAGCGAAGGACCAAGTGATTGACTTCATCAAGAATGAATTCGGCGGAAAAGTAGACTTTGTGGTTTATTCATTGGCTTCAGGACGCCGTACAGACCCAAATACCGGAGAAACTTACAATTCAGTGATCAAATCAATCGGCCAAGAAGTTGTGGGACCGAACGTCAACCTACAAAAAGAAACTTTCTTTGAACAGGTGCTTGAACCGGCTACAGAAGCTGAAATTGAGGACACTGTAAAGGTTATGGGTGGTGAAGACTGGCGGATGTGGATGAATGCCTTACAGGAAGCGGACGTGCTAGCTGAAGGCGTTGAGACCGTTGTTTATTCTTATTTAGGGGCTGAATTAAATGAGTCATACTACAATAAGGGAACGTTGGGTCGCGCTAAAGCGGACTGCGATAAGGCTGCAGCTTTAATAAATGAAGATTTAAAAGACATCAATGGGAAAGCAACAGTTGTTGTGGCAACCGCTGTAACCACTAAAGCTTCATCAGTGATTCCATTCTTCCCAGTTTACTGCTTAGGTCTTTTTAAGGTCATGGAAGCGCGAGGCCAACATGAAACGCCAATTATGCATATTGACCGGATTTTCCGCGATATGTTGTTTGGTGACCAGGCAGAATTTGACGAAGAAGGCCGTTTACGCCCAGATTCATGGGAATTAGATCCAGAAGTACAAGCTGAAGCCAAGGTTTTAATTGAGCAAATCAACCAAGATAACTTCAATACAGATTTCACAGCTTGGGATACCTTCATGAAAGAATTCTTGAATTTAAATGGCTTTGAAGTGGATGGTTATGAAGAGAAACCAGTGACTTATGAAGCATTAGTGAATTTAAAACCCTAA
- the truA gene encoding tRNA pseudouridine(38-40) synthase TruA has protein sequence MPRFKVTLQYDGTPFVGFQVQPNGHTVQEALEKALKLMSKGHDIQVVGSGRTDSGVHALGQVIHFDYPAEIGEEAVLRAMNSILDDAIRITKVERVEDDFHARFHTNGKKYIYKVDTSKFPSPFTRQYMYHHPYRTDVTRMQTALKDIIGVHDFKSFCSTKTDKTNFVREIYRAEVTADPDAETLTFVFEGSGFLYNMVRILVGTTLQIGDGLRPVDEMKRLITAEDRNEAGPTAAAHGLYLAEVYYLGPEDRRQVSEAYSDYKAGLGTPVDASVDLDVNSDEDF, from the coding sequence TTGCCTAGATTTAAAGTAACCTTGCAATACGACGGAACTCCCTTTGTCGGCTTCCAAGTACAACCAAATGGCCACACTGTACAAGAAGCCCTTGAAAAAGCCTTAAAGCTCATGTCAAAAGGCCATGATATTCAAGTGGTTGGGTCAGGCCGGACTGATTCAGGTGTACATGCCCTTGGCCAAGTCATTCATTTTGACTATCCAGCGGAAATTGGTGAGGAAGCGGTCTTAAGGGCAATGAATTCAATCCTTGATGATGCTATTCGAATCACTAAGGTCGAGCGGGTGGAAGATGATTTCCACGCTCGGTTTCATACTAACGGTAAGAAGTATATTTACAAGGTAGATACGTCCAAATTTCCGTCACCATTTACTAGACAGTATATGTACCACCATCCCTATCGGACGGACGTTACCCGAATGCAAACGGCCTTAAAGGACATTATCGGCGTCCATGATTTTAAGTCCTTCTGTTCGACTAAAACAGATAAAACCAACTTTGTCCGGGAAATTTACCGGGCCGAGGTGACGGCTGACCCGGATGCAGAAACCTTGACCTTTGTCTTTGAAGGGTCAGGCTTCTTGTACAATATGGTCCGGATTTTGGTGGGCACAACGCTTCAAATTGGGGACGGGTTAAGACCAGTTGATGAGATGAAACGGTTGATCACAGCCGAAGACCGGAATGAAGCAGGACCCACAGCAGCCGCACATGGCTTATATTTAGCGGAGGTTTATTACCTAGGACCAGAAGACCGCCGGCAGGTTTCCGAGGCTTATAGCGACTATAAAGCTGGTTTAGGGACTCCTGTGGATGCAAGTGTGGACTTAGATGTAAATTCAGATGAAGACTTTTAG
- a CDS encoding energy-coupling factor ABC transporter ATP-binding protein: MAKPIIQVQDLSFQYSQSDEKLAIDGLSTTIYEGEWLAIIGHNGSGKSTFSKLLVGLLEAKSGTIQVDDKVLSMETLWDIRSQVGLVFQNPDNQFVGATVEDDVAFALENMGMPVDEMHARVEYALKRVKMWDYRDKEPAALSGGQKQRVAIAGVIAVAPKIIILDESTSMLDPEGRDELMAVVADIKQDNALTVISITHDLNEAAEADRMLVFKEGQIIKEGTPAEIFTYGNELTEIGLDVPFSEQLKSALAKRGVAVPDAYFDEEGLGEWLCKSHLNK, translated from the coding sequence ATGGCGAAACCGATTATTCAGGTTCAAGATTTGTCTTTTCAATATAGTCAATCAGATGAGAAGTTAGCTATAGATGGCCTATCAACGACTATCTATGAAGGTGAATGGTTAGCGATAATTGGCCATAATGGGTCGGGGAAATCAACCTTTTCAAAATTATTAGTGGGCTTATTGGAAGCCAAGTCAGGAACCATTCAGGTGGACGATAAGGTCCTTTCTATGGAGACCTTATGGGATATCCGTAGTCAAGTGGGGCTAGTCTTTCAAAATCCAGACAACCAATTTGTTGGGGCAACGGTTGAAGATGATGTGGCTTTTGCCTTGGAAAATATGGGCATGCCAGTTGATGAGATGCATGCCCGTGTTGAGTATGCCTTGAAACGGGTTAAAATGTGGGACTATCGCGACAAGGAGCCAGCAGCCTTATCAGGTGGTCAAAAACAACGAGTAGCTATTGCGGGTGTGATTGCTGTGGCACCGAAAATCATTATTTTAGATGAATCGACTTCAATGTTAGATCCTGAAGGTCGTGACGAATTGATGGCAGTTGTGGCGGATATCAAACAAGATAATGCCCTGACGGTGATTTCGATTACCCATGATTTAAACGAGGCGGCGGAAGCTGACCGGATGCTAGTCTTTAAAGAGGGGCAAATTATTAAAGAGGGTACGCCAGCTGAAATCTTTACTTACGGGAATGAGTTAACTGAGATTGGTTTGGATGTGCCTTTTTCCGAGCAACTAAAAAGCGCCCTTGCTAAACGCGGGGTGGCTGTGCCGGATGCATATTTTGATGAAGAAGGGTTGGGTGAATGGTTATGCAAATCGCATTTGAACAAGTAG
- a CDS encoding energy-coupling factor ABC transporter ATP-binding protein — translation MQIAFEQVGFTYGAGTPFASLALHDINVTIPDGSYTAIIGHTGSGKSTITQHLNALVQPTVGQVRIGETVVSADSKPKDLKKIRQRVGMVFQFPEGQLFEETVIKDVMFGPMNFGDDEATAREKAEAALAAVGIAPTLFERSPFELSGGQMRRVAIAGVIAMKPEVLVLDEPTAGLDPKGRMAMMSMFDRLYRDQGLTIVLVTHQMEDVATYANHVIVMDGGTCVKEGAPAEVFADPAWLASHQLALPDAADFAFDLQNKLQRSLWDNEIEVPLTVDALADLIVDRLDLPTSVNSAANTKEGDQ, via the coding sequence ATGCAAATCGCATTTGAACAAGTAGGCTTTACTTACGGGGCGGGGACACCGTTCGCCAGTTTAGCCTTGCATGATATTAACGTGACGATTCCAGACGGTTCATATACGGCGATTATTGGTCATACAGGGTCAGGAAAGTCTACCATTACCCAACACCTTAACGCCTTGGTACAACCCACTGTAGGCCAAGTACGGATTGGTGAGACGGTGGTGTCAGCTGACTCTAAGCCAAAAGACTTGAAGAAAATCCGCCAACGAGTAGGAATGGTCTTCCAATTTCCTGAAGGACAACTATTTGAAGAAACGGTCATTAAAGATGTAATGTTCGGGCCTATGAATTTTGGCGACGATGAAGCGACAGCCCGCGAGAAAGCTGAAGCAGCCTTAGCAGCAGTGGGGATTGCCCCGACTTTATTTGAGCGGTCACCTTTTGAGTTATCTGGTGGGCAAATGCGTCGGGTAGCCATTGCTGGGGTGATTGCCATGAAACCGGAAGTATTGGTATTAGATGAGCCAACTGCTGGACTAGATCCAAAAGGTAGGATGGCAATGATGTCTATGTTCGACCGCTTGTACCGAGACCAAGGGTTGACGATTGTTTTAGTGACCCATCAAATGGAAGATGTGGCAACTTATGCCAACCACGTGATTGTGATGGATGGTGGGACTTGTGTGAAAGAAGGGGCACCGGCTGAAGTATTTGCAGACCCTGCTTGGTTAGCCAGCCACCAATTGGCTTTGCCGGATGCAGCTGACTTTGCTTTCGACTTACAAAATAAATTACAACGTTCACTTTGGGACAATGAGATAGAAGTCCCCTTAACTGTCGATGCTTTGGCTGATTTGATTGTAGACCGATTAGATTTACCAACAAGCGTCAATTCGGCTGCCAACACTAAGGAAGGAGACCAATAA
- the pepF gene encoding oligoendopeptidase F: MTTENTFPTRDQVDVATTWDLSQIFEDEATFEAKLVEFKDQGQAFKDNYEGKLTDAKDIAEAVLAASDIQVLASQLMHYAFLAVEADRTNSQAVLKLHKVSSASKEVQEAMLFFQNALLEKPAAELAKVKEIAAETADYIAEVERQQQIYLGAKVEDVLFQFDQAHEQNYEIYNNAKLADLTFPNFEVDGKTYPLSFVLYEDKYMFEEDTAVRRAAFDAFSKELAKYQNTFATTYYGHVLQEKAQANIRGYESVIDYLLFSQDVNRDLYDRQIDVIMEKLAPVMRKYINHVKEVRGLDKMTYADLKIGLDPTFSKSVSFEESEAYVKEATAIMGEDYFNEIAPAFTDRWVDYAQNVGKSTGGFATIAAGVHPYILMSWTEQLSDVYTLIHELGHAGQMSRSEANNLFISSEPSLYVIEAPSTFNELLLTGYLQANGEDGRTQRFALANMLTNTYFHNFITHLLEAAYQREVYRLIDKGEAFTAETLSDLKKGVLEAFWGDAVEINPGAELTWMRQPHYYMGLYSYTYSAGLTIATQAYLNIRSGEDDQAIEKWINFLKLGRINPVEAAKVAGVDIASGEPLENTIAFLNDTVDAIIDYSAKLA; this comes from the coding sequence ATGACAACAGAGAACACATTCCCAACCCGCGACCAAGTAGATGTAGCAACCACTTGGGACCTCAGCCAAATTTTTGAAGATGAAGCAACTTTTGAAGCGAAATTAGTTGAATTTAAAGACCAAGGACAAGCCTTCAAAGACAATTACGAAGGCAAATTAACGGACGCTAAAGATATCGCGGAAGCTGTTTTGGCAGCCTCTGATATCCAAGTATTGGCATCACAATTGATGCACTATGCCTTTTTAGCGGTTGAAGCTGACCGGACCAATTCACAAGCAGTCTTGAAATTGCACAAGGTTTCTTCTGCTAGTAAAGAAGTCCAGGAAGCCATGCTCTTCTTCCAAAATGCTTTACTAGAAAAGCCGGCAGCAGAACTAGCAAAAGTGAAAGAAATTGCAGCTGAAACTGCAGACTATATTGCGGAAGTTGAGCGCCAACAACAAATCTACCTAGGCGCCAAAGTGGAAGATGTCTTATTCCAGTTCGACCAAGCCCACGAACAAAATTATGAAATCTACAACAATGCTAAATTAGCGGACTTAACCTTCCCTAATTTTGAAGTGGACGGTAAGACTTATCCATTAAGCTTCGTTTTATATGAAGATAAATACATGTTTGAAGAGGATACGGCCGTTCGTCGCGCAGCTTTTGATGCATTTTCAAAAGAATTGGCTAAATACCAAAATACCTTTGCGACCACTTACTACGGCCATGTTTTACAAGAGAAGGCCCAAGCCAATATCCGTGGCTACGAGTCAGTGATTGACTATCTACTCTTTAGTCAAGATGTTAATCGTGACCTATATGACCGTCAAATCGATGTCATCATGGAGAAATTGGCACCCGTTATGCGTAAATATATCAACCACGTTAAAGAAGTACGCGGCTTAGATAAAATGACTTATGCAGACTTAAAGATTGGTTTGGATCCGACTTTTTCAAAATCTGTTTCATTTGAAGAATCAGAAGCCTACGTTAAAGAAGCCACAGCTATCATGGGCGAGGACTACTTTAACGAAATCGCACCAGCCTTCACTGACCGCTGGGTAGATTACGCCCAAAATGTGGGTAAATCAACTGGTGGATTTGCAACCATCGCTGCCGGTGTTCATCCATATATCTTAATGAGCTGGACAGAACAATTGTCTGATGTCTATACCTTGATTCATGAATTGGGTCATGCAGGGCAAATGAGCCGATCTGAAGCCAATAACTTGTTTATTTCAAGTGAACCCAGCTTGTATGTGATTGAAGCGCCGTCAACTTTCAATGAGTTACTATTAACTGGCTACTTACAAGCCAATGGTGAAGACGGCCGTACCCAACGCTTTGCCTTAGCCAATATGCTAACCAACACATATTTCCATAACTTCATTACACACTTGTTAGAAGCGGCCTACCAACGTGAAGTTTACCGACTAATTGACAAGGGTGAAGCCTTCACAGCTGAAACCCTTTCTGACTTGAAAAAAGGGGTATTAGAAGCTTTCTGGGGGGATGCTGTAGAGATTAATCCGGGTGCTGAATTAACTTGGATGCGTCAACCACATTACTACATGGGCTTATATTCTTATACTTATTCAGCAGGCTTAACGATTGCTACACAAGCCTACTTGAATATCCGTTCAGGTGAAGATGATCAAGCCATTGAAAAATGGATTAACTTCTTGAAATTGGGGCGGATTAACCCAGTTGAAGCTGCAAAAGTAGCGGGAGTGGATATTGCAAGTGGTGAACCATTAGAAAATACCATAGCCTTCTTAAACGACACAGTTGACGCTATTATTGACTATTCAGCGAAACTGGCTTAA
- a CDS encoding OsmC family protein, translated as MGEDKLLYTTRVHNDQGLKGTAWVEGDNALRVQTSSPLKVDEPGTNPEQLIALSWATCLNATIEIALNRHGIKGVASEVVVQVDYKLNQETTITYFDFKVDVYLDLPRDQAEAIVYEAEGRCPVSQIIGDYAYKEMVIHTNDHGDDIKG; from the coding sequence ATGGGTGAGGATAAATTGTTGTATACGACACGGGTACATAATGATCAAGGACTTAAGGGAACGGCCTGGGTTGAAGGGGATAATGCGTTGCGGGTCCAAACGTCAAGTCCTTTGAAAGTTGATGAGCCTGGGACTAACCCAGAACAACTGATCGCCTTATCATGGGCGACGTGCTTGAATGCGACCATCGAAATTGCTTTAAACCGACACGGTATCAAGGGTGTGGCCAGTGAAGTTGTCGTTCAAGTGGACTATAAATTAAATCAGGAAACGACCATTACTTATTTTGATTTTAAAGTAGATGTCTACCTCGATTTACCACGTGACCAGGCGGAAGCAATAGTCTATGAGGCAGAAGGACGGTGTCCGGTATCTCAAATCATCGGTGACTATGCTTATAAGGAAATGGTGATTCACACTAACGATCATGGGGATGACATAAAGGGATAA
- the aroD gene encoding type I 3-dehydroquinate dehydratase, with product MKNVKIASLKFGEDRPKIIIPLAEDNAVDIINCANFYRRQPGDMVEWRIDYFEDFDELEELAELSKRVKTSIQKPLLATFRTLSEGGESAIGKSQYVEMYRYLIQAKAVDAIDIEFERGQDILDNLIPYAHKHQVKVIVSYHDFVKTPLENDIVKRLQKMGQSEADIVKMAVMPHDEADVLALMNATHQASTLIDQPLITMSMGRLGKITRIAGEIFKSTASFATIEGMSSAPGQMDVEDVEECMNLLNLRADDLDDDDF from the coding sequence ATGAAGAATGTAAAAATTGCTTCCTTGAAGTTCGGGGAGGATAGACCAAAAATTATTATTCCCTTAGCCGAGGATAATGCTGTAGATATTATCAACTGTGCCAATTTCTACCGACGTCAACCAGGCGATATGGTGGAATGGCGGATTGATTACTTTGAGGATTTCGACGAGCTGGAAGAGTTGGCTGAATTGAGTAAACGGGTGAAAACCTCTATTCAAAAGCCCTTACTTGCCACCTTTAGAACCTTGAGCGAAGGCGGGGAGTCAGCTATTGGCAAGAGCCAGTATGTTGAAATGTATCGGTATTTAATCCAAGCTAAGGCTGTCGACGCTATTGATATCGAGTTTGAGCGAGGCCAGGACATCTTAGACAACCTGATTCCTTACGCTCACAAACACCAAGTCAAAGTCATCGTTTCCTACCATGATTTTGTGAAAACCCCCTTGGAAAATGATATAGTCAAGCGCCTACAAAAGATGGGTCAGTCAGAGGCGGATATTGTGAAAATGGCCGTCATGCCCCACGATGAAGCGGATGTATTGGCTTTGATGAATGCGACCCACCAAGCGTCCACATTAATCGACCAACCCTTGATTACCATGTCGATGGGCCGTTTAGGCAAGATTACCCGAATTGCCGGGGAAATCTTCAAATCAACGGCTAGCTTTGCCACTATAGAAGGTATGTCGTCTGCTCCTGGGCAAATGGACGTTGAAGATGTGGAAGAATGCATGAACTTGTTGAATTTACGTGCAGATGACCTGGATGATGACGATTTCTAG